The following coding sequences are from one Cyanobium sp. AMD-g window:
- the rpsG gene encoding 30S ribosomal protein S7 codes for MSRRNAAEKRPVLPDPQFNSRLASMIVARLMKHGKKSTAQRILSDAFTLINERTGADPLDLFETAVRNATPLVEVRARRVGGATYQVPMEVRQERGTAMALRWLVNFSRARNGRSMAQKLAGELMDAANEAGSAVRKREETHKMAEANKAFAHYRY; via the coding sequence ATGTCCCGCCGCAACGCCGCCGAGAAGCGCCCGGTTCTCCCGGACCCCCAGTTCAACAGCCGCCTGGCCTCGATGATCGTGGCCCGGCTGATGAAGCACGGCAAGAAGTCCACGGCCCAGCGCATCCTGTCGGATGCCTTCACCCTGATCAACGAGCGCACCGGCGCCGATCCGCTCGACCTGTTCGAAACGGCGGTCCGCAACGCCACGCCCCTGGTGGAAGTGCGCGCTCGCCGGGTTGGGGGCGCCACCTACCAGGTGCCGATGGAAGTGCGTCAGGAGCGGGGCACCGCCATGGCGCTGCGCTGGCTGGTCAACTTCTCCCGGGCCCGCAACGGCCGGAGCATGGCCCAGAAGCTGGCCGGTGAGCTGATGGATGCGGCCAATGAGGCCGGCAGTGCCGTCCGCAAGCGGGAGGAGACCCACAAGATGGCCGAAGCCAACAAGGCCTTCGCCCACTACCGCTACTGA
- the rpsL gene encoding 30S ribosomal protein S12 encodes MPTIQQLIRTERQRLTRKTKSPALRACPERRGVCTRVYTSTPKKPNSALRKVARVRLTSGFEVTAYIPGIGHNLQEHSVVLIRGGRVKDLPGVRYHIIRGTLDTSGVKDRRQSRSKYGAKTPKA; translated from the coding sequence ATGCCCACTATTCAGCAGCTGATCCGCACCGAGCGGCAGCGTCTCACCCGCAAGACGAAGTCGCCCGCCCTGCGCGCCTGCCCTGAGCGGCGTGGCGTCTGCACCCGGGTGTACACCTCCACCCCGAAGAAGCCCAACTCGGCGCTGCGCAAGGTGGCCCGTGTGCGCCTCACCTCCGGGTTCGAGGTGACGGCCTACATCCCCGGCATCGGCCACAACCTTCAGGAGCACTCGGTGGTTCTGATCCGCGGCGGCCGCGTCAAGGACCTGCCCGGTGTCCGCTACCACATCATCCGCGGCACCCTCGACACCTCCGGGGTCAAGGATCGGCGGCAGTCCCGCTCCAAGTACGGCGCCAAGACACCGAAGGCCTGA
- a CDS encoding AIR synthase, with translation MPRGHSLRLTPAAAAELCRQAAVAGTPGLMHLELLEGACEAWAIRLRPGHLAGTPVARADGITLYSPAGQLPLLQGLQLDYRGDLSGGGFLVRPGPGVRSCACGAAFSRET, from the coding sequence GTGCCCCGGGGCCACAGCCTTCGCCTCACCCCCGCCGCCGCCGCCGAGCTGTGCCGCCAGGCGGCCGTGGCGGGCACCCCGGGGCTGATGCACCTGGAGCTGCTGGAGGGCGCCTGCGAGGCCTGGGCGATCCGGCTGCGCCCCGGTCACCTGGCCGGCACCCCCGTCGCCCGGGCCGACGGCATCACCCTCTATTCCCCGGCTGGGCAACTGCCGCTGCTGCAGGGCCTGCAGCTCGACTATCGGGGCGACCTCAGCGGCGGCGGGTTTCTGGTGCGTCCCGGGCCGGGCGTGCGCAGCTGTGCCTGCGGGGCCGCCTTCAGTCGCGAGACCTGA
- a CDS encoding phosphodiester glycosidase family protein, with the protein MARTLPITLVLLALIGGPRVTEAAPPPMLPALPELDPPSRRRPEPVRLAPSAEIGGTRLELNGRRQQAAWRWGGQDPRQPQALWLPLEVLEGQLGFSSRSRPDGALALEWFGRELVVPASQQRSLADEVAVDVAVILQNVGVAAERRGDLLDLRLPPPRLLQVRSSEQAGFRRVVLDLDGPTLVRSSSDGGVQLALLSRADQLAQLTARGLRSGADGADLNLSVPGGTAPLRLFTLGEPARVVIDLPLSGTTGTAATPPTAPAPIDPRLLALLGPQLRWDQQVRAVGGTRVQINAVRVDPRNGPLELRTLSRPDGMAGLSSLAALAQRQDALVAINGGFFNRVRRLPLGALRDQGRWLSGPILNRGAVGWDPRSLPRFGRLRLDEWISDDRGQRWPLLTVNSGYAQRGLSRYTADWGRLYQALTGSEMGVMLSGGRVQRRIGSQELAAGVPLRPGDTLVVARAGAVLPWNEGESLRLESRPSDPVGNAGSVMGGGPLLLQNGRIVLNGSAEGFGDAFLRQGAPRTVVGSDGTLLWLVTLEGAGGGPGPTLAETAWLLQQLGLVDALNLDGGSSTGLVMGGSHRVKGRGVAGSVHNGLGLVPVGGGAATTGLGPTSQRLAN; encoded by the coding sequence ATGGCCAGGACCCTTCCGATCACCCTGGTCCTGCTGGCCCTGATCGGAGGCCCGCGGGTCACCGAAGCCGCCCCCCCGCCGATGCTGCCGGCCCTGCCGGAGCTGGATCCCCCGTCGCGCCGCCGGCCGGAGCCGGTGCGGCTGGCCCCCTCGGCGGAGATCGGCGGCACCCGGCTCGAGCTCAATGGCCGCCGTCAGCAGGCTGCCTGGCGTTGGGGGGGGCAGGATCCACGCCAGCCCCAGGCGCTGTGGCTGCCCCTGGAAGTGCTGGAAGGCCAGCTGGGCTTCAGCAGCCGGTCCAGGCCCGATGGCGCTTTGGCGCTGGAATGGTTCGGGCGGGAGCTGGTGGTGCCCGCCAGCCAGCAGCGCTCGCTGGCGGATGAGGTGGCCGTCGACGTGGCGGTGATCCTTCAGAACGTCGGCGTGGCGGCGGAGCGCCGCGGCGACCTGCTGGATCTGCGCCTGCCGCCTCCCCGCCTGCTCCAGGTGCGCAGCTCCGAGCAAGCCGGCTTCCGGCGGGTGGTCCTCGACCTTGATGGCCCCACCCTGGTACGCAGCAGCAGCGACGGCGGCGTCCAGCTGGCCCTGCTCAGCCGGGCCGACCAGTTGGCCCAGCTCACCGCCCGGGGCCTGCGCAGCGGTGCCGATGGAGCGGACCTGAACCTGAGCGTCCCGGGCGGCACCGCCCCCCTGCGTCTGTTCACCCTGGGGGAGCCCGCCCGGGTGGTCATCGACCTGCCCCTGAGCGGCACCACCGGCACGGCAGCGACGCCACCGACGGCTCCGGCGCCGATCGATCCGCGGCTGCTGGCGCTGCTGGGGCCCCAGCTGCGCTGGGACCAGCAGGTGCGCGCCGTGGGGGGGACCAGGGTCCAGATCAATGCCGTCAGGGTCGATCCACGCAACGGGCCGCTGGAACTGCGGACCCTCAGCCGGCCCGATGGCATGGCAGGCCTGAGCTCCCTGGCGGCCCTGGCCCAGCGCCAGGACGCCCTGGTGGCGATCAACGGCGGCTTCTTCAACCGGGTGCGCCGCCTGCCGCTCGGCGCCCTGCGGGACCAGGGCCGCTGGCTGTCCGGGCCGATCCTCAACCGCGGCGCCGTGGGCTGGGATCCCCGCAGCCTGCCCCGCTTCGGGCGCCTGCGGCTGGACGAATGGATCAGCGATGACCGTGGCCAGCGCTGGCCGCTGCTGACCGTCAACAGCGGTTATGCCCAGCGGGGCCTGAGCCGCTACACCGCCGACTGGGGCCGGCTCTACCAGGCCCTGACCGGCTCGGAAATGGGCGTGATGCTGAGCGGTGGCCGCGTGCAGCGGCGGATCGGCAGCCAGGAGCTGGCGGCGGGGGTGCCGCTGCGGCCGGGGGACACCCTGGTGGTGGCCCGCGCCGGGGCCGTCCTGCCCTGGAATGAGGGGGAGTCGTTACGCCTGGAGAGCCGCCCCAGCGACCCGGTGGGCAACGCCGGCTCCGTGATGGGTGGAGGGCCGTTGCTGCTGCAGAACGGCCGCATCGTGCTCAACGGCAGCGCTGAAGGATTCGGGGACGCCTTCCTGCGGCAAGGGGCCCCCCGCACGGTGGTGGGCAGCGATGGCACCCTGTTGTGGCTGGTGACCCTGGAAGGCGCCGGGGGTGGCCCCGGGCCCACCCTTGCCGAAACCGCCTGGCTGCTGCAGCAACTGGGCCTGGTCGATGCCCTCAACCTCGATGGCGGCAGTTCCACCGGCCTGGTGATGGGCGGCAGCCACCGGGTCAAGGGCCGGGGTGTGGCCGGCTCGGTTCACAACGGCCTGGGGCTGGTGCCGGTCGGGGGCGGCGCGGCGACCACCGGCCTGGGCCCCACCAGCCAGCGGCTGGCAAACTGA
- the gltB gene encoding glutamate synthase large subunit, whose amino-acid sequence MSSSAPLWPHRDSSSPGPGETDACGVGFLAHLDGVPNHWVLQQALRGLRCMEHRGGCGGDGDSGDGAGLLTAIPWSYLEAVWPAAAASTAMVRGLGMLFLPADEERRDQARRICDEEAERLGLLSLGWREVPIVPEVLGPLARENAPAIEQWLLAAPDAVPGVMADVDALESLLFRLRRRAVDRVREVWGADTTDLYFASISGRTVVYKGMVRSEVLDAFYADLRDERFSVAFAVYHRRFSTNTLPRWPLAQPMRLLGHNGEINTLLGNINWARAAESHLEAVWGDAARDLRPLVNAAFSDSANLDATLELMVRSGRPITDSLLTLVPEAFRDQPELDERPAIKAFYEYSACLQEPWDGPALLVFSDGRMVGATLDRNGLRPARYCITSDGYVVMGSETGVVELEESRIIEKGRLGPGQMLAVDLEQHRLLRNWDVKEETAARLPYAGWLLDHRRSLPPGAWQTQNSLGDLELLQQQTAFGFTAEDLDLVIEDMAGQGKEPTYCMGDDIPLAVLSSKPHLLYDYFKQRFAQVTNPPIDPLREKLVMSLEMHLGRRGSALRPDASGAAVLHLTSPVLNEAELHELGSFGLGLTTLSTLLPVASGPDGLEQALHRLCFEAEAAVRSGIQILVLSDRPDGGISAGTTAIPPLLGVGAVHHHLLRLGLRLQCSLVVDTAQCWSTHHLACLIGYGASAVCPWLTWETTRHWLAHPRTQSMIERGKLPPLDADKAQANVRKALEEGLRKILSKIGISLLASYHGAQIFEAIGIGADLIDLAFTGTTSRVAGLSLHDLASETLAFHAKAYPELNRTKLEFMGFVQYRTGGEFHLNNPDMSKALHAAVAAGPGYDHFSTYRTLLENRPVTALRDLLELRPAPVPLPIEQVESVESICSRFCTGGMSLGALSREAHEVLAVAMNRIGGKSNCGEGGEDPARYHPLHDVDGEGHSPTLPTLRGLQNGDSACSAIKQIASGRFGVTPAYLRSGRQLEIKVAQGAKPGEGGQLPGPKVDAYIAWLRNSKPGVALISPPPHHDIYSIEDLAQLIHDLHQVNPAARVSVKLVAEIGIGTIAAGVAKANADVIQISGHDGGTGASPLSSIKHAGSPWELGLTEVHRSLLENGLRDRVLLRADGGLKSGWDVLIAALLGAEEYGFGSVAMIAEGCIMARVCHTNNCPVGVATQKEALRKRFTGLPEHVVNFFVFVAEEVRQLLSVLGVARLEDLIGRTDLLAHRAVRLTKTSALDLSCLLDPIPAAADRVWLRHDDVAHDNGPVLEDALLADPEVRAAIDAHGHVVRQLPIVNTDRSVGARLSGEIAALYGNTGFQGGLALTFHGAAGQSFGAFVLQGMDLRLVGEANDYVGKGINGGRITVVPPAGVTDPGDQVILGNTCLYGATGGELFALGRAGERFAVRNSGARTVVEGVGDHCCEYMTGGVVVVLGGTGRNVAAGMTGGVAFLLDESGGLAARLNPESVELVPLTTPEQEALLRPLLEAHLQATGSTTAAAILADWPTWKGRFQVLVPPSEKAAVGLAEREAVAA is encoded by the coding sequence ATGTCCTCCTCCGCTCCGCTCTGGCCCCATCGCGACAGCTCGTCCCCAGGCCCTGGAGAAACGGACGCGTGTGGTGTGGGCTTCCTGGCCCACCTTGATGGGGTACCCAACCACTGGGTGCTGCAGCAGGCCCTGCGCGGCCTGCGTTGCATGGAGCACCGCGGCGGCTGCGGCGGGGATGGCGATTCCGGCGACGGGGCCGGTCTGCTCACCGCGATCCCCTGGAGCTATCTGGAGGCTGTCTGGCCGGCGGCCGCCGCCTCCACGGCCATGGTGCGGGGACTGGGGATGCTGTTCCTGCCCGCCGACGAAGAACGGCGCGACCAGGCCCGGCGGATCTGCGACGAAGAGGCCGAGCGCCTCGGGCTGCTGAGCCTGGGCTGGCGGGAGGTCCCCATCGTCCCCGAGGTGCTCGGGCCCCTGGCCCGGGAGAACGCCCCGGCCATCGAGCAGTGGCTGCTGGCGGCCCCCGATGCCGTGCCCGGCGTCATGGCTGATGTGGACGCCCTCGAATCACTGCTGTTCCGCCTGCGGCGCCGCGCCGTCGATCGGGTGCGGGAGGTGTGGGGCGCCGACACCACCGACCTCTATTTCGCCTCGATCAGCGGCCGCACCGTCGTTTACAAGGGCATGGTGCGTTCGGAGGTGCTCGATGCCTTCTACGCCGACCTGCGGGACGAACGCTTCAGCGTCGCCTTCGCGGTTTACCACCGCCGCTTCAGCACCAACACCCTGCCCCGCTGGCCCCTGGCCCAGCCGATGCGCCTGCTGGGCCACAACGGCGAGATCAACACGCTGCTGGGCAACATCAACTGGGCCAGGGCGGCTGAATCCCATCTCGAGGCCGTCTGGGGCGATGCCGCCCGGGACCTGCGGCCCCTGGTCAACGCCGCCTTCAGTGATTCGGCCAACCTCGATGCCACCCTTGAACTGATGGTGCGCAGCGGTCGGCCGATCACCGACAGCCTGCTCACCCTGGTGCCGGAGGCCTTCCGCGACCAGCCCGAGCTCGACGAGCGGCCGGCGATCAAGGCGTTCTACGAATACAGCGCCTGCCTGCAGGAGCCCTGGGACGGCCCCGCCCTGCTGGTGTTCAGCGACGGCCGCATGGTCGGGGCCACCCTCGATCGCAATGGCCTGCGTCCCGCCCGCTACTGCATCACCAGCGACGGCTACGTGGTGATGGGCTCGGAGACGGGCGTGGTGGAGCTGGAGGAATCCCGCATCATCGAGAAAGGGCGCCTCGGCCCCGGCCAGATGCTGGCGGTGGATCTGGAGCAGCACCGGCTGCTGCGCAACTGGGATGTGAAAGAGGAGACCGCGGCGCGGCTGCCCTACGCCGGCTGGCTGCTCGACCATCGCCGCAGCCTTCCCCCCGGCGCCTGGCAGACGCAGAACTCCCTGGGCGACCTGGAGCTGTTGCAGCAGCAGACCGCCTTCGGCTTCACGGCCGAGGACCTGGATCTGGTGATTGAAGACATGGCGGGCCAGGGCAAGGAACCCACCTATTGCATGGGGGATGACATCCCCCTGGCGGTGCTCTCCTCCAAGCCCCACCTCCTCTACGACTACTTCAAGCAGCGCTTCGCCCAGGTCACCAACCCCCCCATCGACCCGCTGCGCGAGAAGCTGGTCATGAGCCTGGAGATGCACCTGGGCCGGCGCGGTTCGGCCCTGCGCCCCGATGCCTCCGGCGCCGCGGTGCTGCACCTCACGTCCCCGGTGCTCAACGAGGCCGAACTGCACGAACTCGGCTCCTTTGGCCTCGGGCTCACCACCCTCTCCACGCTCCTGCCGGTGGCCAGCGGCCCCGACGGACTGGAGCAGGCCCTGCACCGTCTCTGCTTCGAGGCGGAAGCGGCCGTGCGCAGCGGCATCCAGATCCTGGTCCTTTCCGACCGCCCAGACGGCGGTATCAGCGCCGGCACCACGGCCATTCCTCCCCTGCTGGGGGTTGGCGCCGTGCACCACCACCTGCTGCGGCTCGGCCTGCGCCTGCAGTGTTCCCTGGTGGTGGACACCGCCCAGTGCTGGAGCACCCACCACCTGGCCTGCCTGATCGGCTATGGCGCCAGTGCCGTCTGCCCGTGGCTCACCTGGGAGACCACCCGCCACTGGCTGGCCCACCCCCGCACCCAGTCGATGATCGAGCGGGGCAAACTGCCTCCCCTCGACGCCGACAAGGCCCAGGCCAACGTGCGCAAGGCCCTCGAGGAGGGCTTGCGCAAGATCCTCTCCAAGATCGGCATCTCCCTGCTCGCCAGCTACCACGGCGCCCAGATCTTCGAGGCCATCGGCATCGGCGCCGATCTGATCGATCTGGCCTTCACCGGCACCACCAGCCGGGTGGCCGGCCTCAGCCTGCACGACCTGGCCAGCGAGACCCTGGCCTTCCATGCCAAGGCCTACCCGGAGCTGAACCGCACCAAGCTGGAGTTCATGGGCTTTGTGCAGTACCGCACCGGTGGGGAGTTCCACCTCAACAACCCGGACATGTCCAAGGCCCTGCACGCCGCCGTGGCGGCGGGCCCCGGCTACGACCATTTCTCCACCTACCGCACCCTGCTGGAAAACCGGCCGGTGACGGCCCTGCGCGACCTGCTCGAACTCAGGCCGGCTCCGGTGCCCTTGCCGATCGAGCAGGTGGAGAGTGTCGAGAGCATCTGCAGCCGCTTCTGCACCGGCGGCATGAGCCTGGGGGCCCTCTCCCGCGAGGCCCACGAGGTGCTGGCGGTGGCGATGAACCGCATCGGCGGCAAGAGCAACTGCGGTGAAGGCGGCGAGGATCCGGCCCGCTACCACCCCCTTCACGATGTCGACGGTGAGGGCCATTCCCCCACCCTCCCCACCTTGCGCGGGCTGCAGAACGGCGACAGCGCCTGCTCCGCCATCAAGCAGATCGCCTCGGGGCGTTTCGGCGTCACCCCGGCCTACCTGCGCAGCGGCCGCCAGCTGGAGATCAAGGTGGCCCAGGGCGCCAAACCCGGCGAGGGCGGCCAGCTGCCTGGCCCCAAGGTGGACGCCTACATCGCCTGGCTGCGCAACAGCAAGCCCGGCGTGGCGCTGATCTCACCGCCGCCGCACCACGACATCTATTCGATCGAGGATCTGGCCCAGCTGATCCACGACCTGCACCAGGTGAATCCTGCCGCCCGGGTCTCGGTGAAGCTGGTGGCCGAGATCGGCATCGGCACGATCGCCGCCGGTGTGGCCAAGGCCAACGCCGATGTGATCCAGATCTCCGGCCACGATGGTGGCACTGGAGCCTCGCCGCTGAGTTCGATCAAGCACGCCGGCAGTCCCTGGGAGCTGGGGCTCACCGAGGTGCACCGCAGCCTGCTGGAGAACGGCCTGCGGGACCGGGTGCTGCTGCGGGCCGATGGGGGCCTCAAGAGCGGCTGGGACGTGCTGATCGCCGCCCTGCTGGGGGCTGAGGAGTACGGCTTCGGCTCGGTCGCCATGATCGCCGAGGGCTGCATCATGGCCCGCGTCTGCCACACCAACAACTGCCCGGTGGGGGTCGCCACCCAGAAGGAAGCCCTGCGCAAGCGCTTCACCGGTCTGCCGGAGCACGTCGTCAATTTCTTCGTCTTCGTGGCCGAGGAGGTACGCCAGCTGCTCAGCGTGCTCGGCGTGGCCCGCCTCGAGGATCTGATCGGCCGCACCGATCTGCTGGCGCACCGCGCCGTACGCCTCACCAAAACCAGCGCCCTGGATCTGTCCTGCCTGCTCGATCCGATTCCTGCGGCCGCCGACCGCGTCTGGCTGCGCCACGACGACGTCGCCCACGACAACGGCCCGGTGCTTGAGGACGCCTTGCTCGCCGATCCGGAGGTGCGCGCGGCGATCGATGCCCACGGCCATGTGGTGCGCCAGCTGCCGATCGTCAACACCGACCGCAGCGTGGGCGCCCGCCTGAGCGGCGAGATTGCTGCCCTGTACGGCAACACCGGCTTCCAGGGGGGCCTGGCCCTCACCTTCCACGGCGCCGCCGGCCAGAGCTTCGGTGCCTTCGTGCTCCAGGGCATGGACCTGCGCCTGGTGGGGGAGGCCAACGATTACGTGGGCAAGGGCATCAACGGCGGCCGCATCACCGTGGTGCCTCCGGCCGGTGTCACCGATCCCGGTGACCAGGTGATCCTGGGCAACACCTGTCTGTATGGCGCCACCGGCGGCGAGCTGTTCGCCCTCGGCCGGGCCGGTGAACGCTTTGCCGTGCGCAACAGCGGTGCCCGCACCGTGGTGGAGGGGGTTGGCGACCACTGCTGTGAGTACATGACCGGCGGCGTGGTGGTGGTCCTGGGCGGCACCGGCCGCAATGTGGCCGCCGGCATGACCGGCGGCGTGGCCTTCCTGCTCGATGAGAGCGGTGGCCTGGCCGCCCGCCTCAATCCGGAGTCGGTGGAGCTGGTGCCCCTCACCACCCCCGAGCAGGAAGCGCTGCTGCGGCCCCTGCTGGAGGCCCATCTGCAGGCCACCGGCAGCACCACGGCGGCGGCGATCCTGGCCGACTGGCCCACCTGGAAGGGACGCTTCCAGGTGCTGGTGCCCCCCAGCGAGAAGGCCGCCGTGGGGCTGGCCGAACGGGAAGCGGTGGCGGCCTGA